A genomic region of Leptolyngbya sp. NIES-2104 contains the following coding sequences:
- a CDS encoding late competence development ComFB family protein: protein MSIEKIVDQALQDGYLTPAMEAEVGRICDTASELSIEEYMALDRLMGALLTGEVVAVPRKQFINVMEELVLTEAIARVAEIEATSDRTLDLGDIAAYALNRLPPLYATTEEGANYQRQHAKEGLQGVISQRVGEAIAKNLDKPDFFPERQILGKSSKDEILTQVSSLLQAYAPSFEPEPRR, encoded by the coding sequence ATGAGCATTGAAAAGATCGTTGATCAAGCCCTTCAGGATGGCTATTTGACACCAGCGATGGAAGCCGAAGTAGGGCGCATCTGCGATACTGCCTCGGAGTTATCGATCGAGGAATATATGGCGCTCGATCGATTAATGGGGGCACTACTGACGGGTGAAGTCGTCGCCGTTCCCCGGAAGCAGTTTATCAACGTCATGGAAGAACTGGTCTTGACCGAGGCGATCGCACGAGTGGCAGAAATCGAAGCCACCAGCGATCGCACTTTAGATCTAGGTGATATCGCTGCGTATGCGTTGAACCGTCTACCGCCGCTGTATGCGACAACCGAGGAAGGAGCAAACTACCAGCGCCAGCACGCGAAAGAAGGATTGCAGGGTGTGATTTCACAACGAGTCGGAGAAGCGATCGCGAAGAACCTTGACAAACCCGATTTTTTTCCAGAACGACAAATTCTTGGAAAAAGCTCGAAAGACGAAATTCTTACCCAGGTCAGCAGTCTCTTGCAGGCGTATGCACCCAGCTTCGAGCCAGAACCACGTCGATAA
- the ilvB gene encoding biosynthetic-type acetolactate synthase large subunit, which yields MQLQQRSAVQQVTGAFALIDSLSRHGVQHIFGYPGGAILPIYDELYRAEQAGILKHILVRHEQGAAHAADGYARATGKVGVCFATSGPGATNLVTGIATAHMDSIPMVIVTGQVPRPAIGSDAFQETDIYGITLPIVKHSYVVRDPRDMAKIVAEAFYIASTGRPGPVLIDVPKDVGVEQFDYVPVDPGSVRLTGYRPTVKGNPRQIGQALKLIRQAQKPLLYVGGGAIAAGAHSEVKELAERFKLPVTTTLMGIGAFDEHHPLSVGMLGMHGTAYANFAVTECDLLIAVGARFDDRVTGKLDEFASRAKVIHIDIDPAEVGKVRLPDVPIVGDVKQVLTDLLERSTEEGDPANPDQTEAWLARIDRWREDYPLVVPEYPGVLSPQEVIAEVGRQAPNAYYTTDVGQHQMWAAQFLKNGPRRWISSAGLGTMGFGMPAAMGAKVAVPDEEVICISGDSSIQMNIQELGTLAQYGINVKTVIINNGWQGMVRQWQEAFYDERYSNSNMQVGTPDFVKLAEAFGIKGMIVETREELKSAIAQMIAHPGPVLMDVRVKKNENCYPMVPTGKSNAQMIGLPERKLLERAAETINCRHCGAENIPSNKFCPHCGTKI from the coding sequence GTGCAGTTGCAGCAACGATCAGCAGTCCAACAGGTGACGGGTGCTTTTGCTTTAATCGATAGTCTCAGTCGCCACGGCGTCCAACACATTTTCGGCTATCCCGGCGGTGCAATTCTGCCGATCTATGATGAACTCTATCGGGCTGAACAAGCTGGAATCCTCAAGCACATTCTTGTGCGCCATGAACAAGGAGCTGCCCACGCCGCCGATGGATACGCTCGCGCCACCGGAAAAGTCGGCGTTTGTTTCGCGACTTCGGGACCGGGTGCGACAAACTTGGTAACGGGGATCGCGACCGCACACATGGATTCGATTCCGATGGTGATTGTGACGGGACAGGTTCCGCGTCCTGCGATCGGAAGTGATGCGTTCCAGGAAACTGATATTTACGGCATTACCTTACCGATCGTGAAACATTCCTATGTCGTCCGCGATCCGCGTGACATGGCGAAAATTGTTGCTGAAGCGTTCTATATCGCCAGCACTGGACGACCGGGACCTGTTTTGATCGACGTGCCTAAAGATGTCGGTGTTGAACAATTTGATTATGTTCCGGTTGATCCAGGTTCTGTCCGATTGACTGGATATCGCCCGACGGTAAAAGGCAATCCGCGCCAAATTGGACAGGCATTGAAACTGATTCGTCAGGCTCAAAAACCGCTGCTTTACGTCGGGGGAGGCGCGATCGCAGCAGGCGCACACTCGGAAGTGAAAGAACTTGCAGAACGCTTTAAGCTGCCTGTCACGACAACGCTAATGGGAATCGGCGCATTCGATGAGCATCATCCGTTATCGGTTGGCATGCTCGGAATGCACGGAACGGCGTATGCGAATTTTGCTGTGACCGAGTGTGATTTGTTGATTGCAGTCGGGGCACGATTTGACGATCGAGTCACCGGGAAACTCGACGAATTCGCCTCCCGCGCTAAAGTGATTCACATCGATATCGATCCAGCGGAAGTGGGTAAAGTTCGCTTGCCGGATGTGCCGATCGTGGGAGATGTGAAGCAAGTTCTGACTGATTTGTTAGAGCGCAGCACCGAAGAAGGCGATCCCGCGAACCCGGATCAAACTGAAGCATGGCTTGCAAGAATCGATCGCTGGCGTGAAGATTATCCGCTGGTTGTGCCTGAGTATCCAGGTGTGTTGTCTCCTCAAGAAGTGATTGCAGAAGTCGGACGGCAAGCCCCGAACGCTTACTACACAACCGATGTAGGTCAGCACCAAATGTGGGCGGCTCAATTCCTCAAAAACGGTCCGCGTCGCTGGATTTCGAGCGCGGGACTCGGAACGATGGGCTTTGGAATGCCCGCTGCAATGGGGGCAAAAGTCGCAGTTCCAGACGAAGAAGTCATCTGTATCAGTGGTGATTCCAGCATTCAGATGAACATTCAGGAGCTTGGAACTCTGGCGCAGTACGGAATCAATGTCAAAACCGTGATTATTAACAACGGTTGGCAGGGCATGGTGCGCCAATGGCAAGAAGCTTTCTATGATGAGCGCTACTCCAATTCAAACATGCAGGTCGGCACACCTGATTTTGTCAAATTGGCGGAGGCGTTTGGCATCAAAGGCATGATTGTAGAAACCCGCGAGGAATTGAAAAGCGCGATCGCCCAAATGATCGCTCATCCCGGTCCAGTCTTGATGGATGTGCGGGTGAAGAAAAATGAGAACTGCTATCCGATGGTGCCAACGGGTAAGAGCAATGCTCAGATGATTGGTTTACCGGAGCGGAAATTGTTAGAACGGGCAGCAGAAACGATCAACTGTCGTCACTGCGGCGCTGAGAACATTCCAAGCAATAAGTTCTGTCCGCACTGTGGCACGAAAATCTAA
- a CDS encoding ferrochelatase: MVATPDKLEHTHHHHHTSSNSERIAVLLMGYGEVESYEDFANYNEQALNLLTAKFAPVPTWVYPPLAKLLAIFDLHEWGHQHGQFISPHNEIFEKQRAGVEAALQEKWGDRIQVFKAFNFCKPFLPEQVLAEVKDQGFTKILIYPLLVVDSIFTSGIAVEQVNKALATLADEGEHWLKGTRYIPSFFDRPEYINLMAHLVEAEIQSNLAENYLPSQVGIVLMNHGCPHKAKGFTSGITESQLLYDKVRDRLIDRYPLISVGWLNHQTPLIDWTQPNADLAARNLIELGAKAIVFMPIGFATENHETLLDVEHIIEKLHRKYSDVKYVRMPCVNDHSEFLKMVADWATPQIESLLSEQALAVVPVHGEVHHHHDHGHHHDHGHHHH, from the coding sequence GTGGTTGCGACTCCAGACAAGCTCGAACACACTCACCATCATCATCACACTTCTTCAAACTCAGAACGAATCGCCGTTCTTCTCATGGGATACGGCGAGGTCGAGAGCTATGAAGACTTCGCCAATTACAACGAACAAGCGCTGAATCTCCTCACGGCAAAATTTGCGCCCGTTCCAACCTGGGTTTATCCACCCTTGGCAAAACTATTAGCGATCTTCGATCTGCACGAGTGGGGACACCAACACGGACAGTTCATCTCGCCGCACAATGAAATTTTTGAAAAACAGCGTGCAGGTGTGGAAGCCGCATTACAAGAAAAGTGGGGCGATCGCATTCAAGTCTTCAAAGCCTTCAACTTCTGCAAACCATTCCTACCTGAACAAGTCCTAGCTGAGGTTAAAGACCAAGGCTTTACCAAAATTCTGATTTATCCCTTGCTGGTGGTCGATTCCATCTTCACGAGTGGAATTGCGGTTGAACAAGTGAACAAAGCCTTGGCAACCCTAGCCGATGAGGGCGAACACTGGCTAAAGGGAACGCGCTATATTCCTTCGTTCTTCGATCGACCTGAATACATCAATTTGATGGCGCATTTAGTCGAAGCTGAGATTCAATCTAATCTAGCTGAGAACTATCTCCCCTCTCAGGTCGGAATCGTTTTGATGAATCACGGCTGTCCACACAAAGCAAAAGGCTTCACGTCTGGAATTACCGAGAGCCAACTGCTTTACGACAAGGTGCGCGATCGCTTAATTGATCGTTATCCCTTGATTTCTGTCGGCTGGCTCAATCATCAGACCCCGCTAATTGATTGGACGCAACCGAATGCCGATCTTGCAGCGAGAAACTTGATCGAACTCGGAGCAAAAGCGATCGTGTTTATGCCGATCGGTTTCGCGACTGAAAACCATGAGACGCTGCTGGATGTCGAACACATCATCGAAAAGCTTCACCGCAAGTATTCTGATGTGAAATACGTCAGAATGCCCTGTGTGAATGACCATTCTGAGTTTCTAAAAATGGTTGCAGACTGGGCAACTCCACAAATTGAATCGCTTCTATCTGAGCAAGCTTTGGCGGTTGTTCCAGTGCATGGAGAAGTGCACCATCATCATGATCACGGACATCACCACGACCACGGACATCATCACCATTAA
- a CDS encoding ADP-ribosylglycohydrolase family protein, producing MDTLERFRGCLLGLATGDAIGTTVEFQQRGSFSPLTDMVGGGPFNLKPGQWTDDTSMALCLATSLVTMGTFDAADQMNRYCDWYEQGYLSSTGKCFDIGNTVRQALQHYKHSGNPFSGSTDPKSAGNGCLMRLAPVPMFYFPERDRILHFSAESARTTHGASECIDASCLFGEMLFRALSGMSKTEILFSSSPETIASPSIQAIACGEYQRKQSREIRGTGYVVASLEAALWCFWTTESYEQAILSAANLGDDADTTAAICGQVAGAYYGESGIPAHWLEKLTMRDEITKLAEQLYVER from the coding sequence ATGGATACATTAGAACGCTTTCGAGGATGCCTGTTAGGACTTGCGACAGGGGATGCGATCGGTACAACCGTTGAATTTCAGCAACGCGGTTCATTCTCGCCGCTCACGGACATGGTAGGCGGAGGTCCATTTAACCTCAAGCCGGGTCAGTGGACTGACGATACCTCTATGGCATTGTGCCTCGCCACAAGCCTCGTCACTATGGGCACATTTGATGCCGCTGATCAAATGAATCGATACTGCGATTGGTACGAACAGGGATACCTTAGCAGTACAGGTAAGTGCTTTGATATCGGTAACACAGTGCGGCAAGCGTTGCAGCACTACAAGCACTCTGGCAATCCATTTAGCGGTTCCACTGATCCAAAATCTGCTGGTAACGGATGTTTGATGCGGCTGGCACCTGTTCCGATGTTTTACTTTCCAGAACGCGATCGCATTTTACATTTCTCGGCTGAAAGTGCTCGGACAACGCATGGTGCATCAGAATGTATCGATGCCAGTTGTTTATTTGGAGAAATGTTATTCCGCGCTTTGTCGGGAATGAGCAAAACTGAGATTCTTTTTAGCAGCAGTCCAGAGACGATCGCATCGCCATCAATTCAAGCGATCGCTTGTGGCGAGTATCAACGCAAGCAAAGTCGTGAAATTCGTGGTACCGGATACGTCGTCGCAAGCCTAGAGGCTGCGCTTTGGTGCTTTTGGACGACAGAAAGTTATGAGCAAGCCATTCTTAGCGCTGCAAATCTTGGTGATGATGCAGACACGACTGCGGCAATTTGTGGTCAAGTTGCTGGCGCATATTACGGAGAATCTGGTATTCCGGCGCATTGGCTGGAGAAGCTGACGATGCGAGATGAGATCACCAAGCTTGCTGAGCAACTCTATGTTGAACGCTAA
- a CDS encoding CAP domain-containing protein: MRHVKIVNIISCLLIGAMTGCKEIREQFPELPTFERPAPLPPKPAQSPTAAKIETTIYQQINQVRQQDGLKGLKKNDRLAEVARRYSQQMAEKEFFSHTGADGTNVADRVEAGQISFQIVGENLYMGTNIRQPADNAVEGWMNSPGHRENLLRPVYAETGIGVWKKGNTYYITQLFLRQ, from the coding sequence ATGCGTCACGTCAAAATTGTAAACATCATCAGTTGCCTCTTGATCGGAGCAATGACCGGATGTAAAGAGATTCGAGAACAGTTTCCTGAATTACCCACCTTTGAGCGTCCTGCTCCACTACCCCCCAAACCCGCACAATCGCCGACCGCCGCAAAAATTGAGACCACCATCTATCAGCAAATCAATCAGGTGCGGCAACAAGACGGACTCAAAGGACTGAAAAAGAACGATCGATTAGCAGAAGTGGCGCGACGATATAGTCAGCAAATGGCAGAAAAAGAGTTCTTCAGTCATACCGGAGCCGATGGAACAAACGTTGCCGATCGCGTTGAGGCAGGACAAATTTCTTTTCAAATTGTGGGCGAGAATTTGTACATGGGAACGAACATTAGACAGCCTGCGGATAATGCGGTCGAAGGCTGGATGAATAGTCCCGGACACCGAGAAAATCTTCTTCGTCCTGTCTATGCGGAGACTGGAATTGGAGTTTGGAAAAAGGGCAATACCTATTACATTACGCAACTTTTTCTCAGGCAGTAG
- a CDS encoding serine/threonine-protein kinase, with amino-acid sequence MDQLIGKVLRDRYQIQSLLGRQTGRRTFLAKDLQSDAIVVVKLLLFAPEFTWEDLKLFEREAAVLRSLNHRAIPQYLDDFEVETDLGKGFALVQTHIEARSLQDWIQSGRTFSEEELRAIAKDLLSILDYLHSRQPPVVHRDLKPSNILLGNRTGNHPGRIYLIDFGSVQTALHHGTRTIVGTYGYMPPEQFGGQTVPASDLYALGATLICIATGQNPDQLPQREMRILFDKHVNLSPDLIDWLKWLTEPSLDLRLQSAKQALEALDAPRTLAKGQPVGSKVQFARSRQTLEIVIPSRGFHLGLIPLLGFALFWNSFLIMWYGMALISWSSGGWFMALFAIGHLAAGLWMTWGILFDLFGQVRLEITESKIFRANELFGIGIFPLTADRRSICRIDRTQDTYKHDSEGGHVRIPAHLNIWAGTRKFTLGGGTNNYESLTPPEIDWLAEQLSQWLGLPVDRN; translated from the coding sequence ATGGATCAACTCATTGGGAAAGTTTTGCGCGATCGTTATCAGATCCAATCGCTACTCGGTCGTCAAACCGGACGAAGAACATTTCTGGCAAAGGATTTACAGTCTGACGCGATCGTGGTGGTGAAGCTACTCCTGTTTGCACCAGAGTTTACCTGGGAGGATCTCAAACTGTTTGAGCGAGAAGCAGCAGTTTTACGATCGCTCAATCACCGTGCAATTCCTCAATACCTTGATGATTTTGAAGTCGAAACTGACCTCGGTAAAGGATTTGCACTTGTTCAAACTCACATCGAAGCGCGATCGCTGCAAGACTGGATACAATCCGGGCGAACCTTTAGCGAAGAAGAACTTAGAGCGATCGCAAAAGATTTACTCTCCATTCTTGACTATCTTCACAGTCGCCAGCCTCCAGTCGTTCATCGCGATTTGAAGCCGAGTAATATTCTGCTCGGAAATCGAACAGGTAATCATCCCGGTCGGATCTATTTAATTGATTTCGGTTCTGTTCAAACTGCACTACATCATGGCACTCGAACGATCGTCGGAACTTACGGTTATATGCCTCCGGAGCAATTTGGAGGGCAAACCGTTCCAGCTTCGGATCTCTATGCGTTAGGTGCGACTTTAATCTGCATAGCAACCGGACAGAATCCCGATCAACTGCCACAGCGGGAAATGCGGATTTTGTTCGATAAACACGTCAATCTCAGTCCGGATCTAATCGACTGGCTCAAGTGGCTGACAGAACCCAGTTTAGATTTACGATTGCAATCCGCTAAACAAGCTCTAGAAGCTCTAGATGCACCTCGAACTTTAGCAAAAGGGCAACCCGTTGGTAGCAAGGTTCAATTTGCACGATCGCGCCAAACTCTAGAGATCGTCATTCCGTCACGAGGATTTCATCTTGGATTGATTCCCCTGCTTGGATTCGCGCTCTTCTGGAATTCCTTTCTCATCATGTGGTACGGCATGGCGCTGATCAGTTGGAGTTCTGGCGGTTGGTTTATGGCTTTATTCGCGATCGGGCACTTGGCTGCGGGTTTATGGATGACTTGGGGAATTCTGTTCGATCTCTTCGGGCAAGTCAGATTAGAAATCACTGAATCCAAAATTTTTCGCGCGAATGAACTCTTTGGCATCGGAATTTTTCCGTTAACTGCCGATCGTCGATCGATTTGCCGAATTGATAGGACTCAAGATACTTACAAGCACGATTCCGAAGGGGGTCACGTCAGAATTCCTGCACACCTTAACATTTGGGCAGGAACGAGAAAATTTACTTTAGGGGGCGGCACGAACAATTATGAATCTTTGACCCCTCCAGAAATTGATTGGTTAGCAGAACAGTTAAGTCAATGGCTCGGTCTCCCTGTCGATCGAAACTAA
- a CDS encoding cell wall metabolism sensor histidine kinase WalK, with amino-acid sequence MSKPNLRTRLFLSHMIVMVVGISTLLTVGKVYTPRLFLVHLEQLQGIDFSVVRVKSRLIDGFESAWSRGAFWSVIVGGTTAIGLSYWVSKRIMQPLIQMEEITQRFAAGHLEERVPENEIPELNQLAESFNRMAQDLEGVEQRRRDLVGDLTHELRTPLTVIEGYLEGLADGTIESTPDVYQRLARETVRLRRLVNDLQELSKAEAGYLPIHLQPLQIRPLLVSIVEKFSDQLLDDSPTLKVDCPESLPSAMADSERVEQVLVNLVGNALRYTSAGSITLQAWTESDKLWIAVKDTGRGIKAEDLPHVFERFWRSDRSRDRHSGGTGIGLAISRRLVELQKGTIEVESEFGKGSTFRFCLPIVPEKSKLLSLRD; translated from the coding sequence ATGAGTAAACCCAACCTCCGCACCCGATTGTTTTTGTCCCACATGATCGTCATGGTGGTTGGGATTAGTACGCTGCTGACTGTAGGAAAGGTTTACACACCGCGATTGTTTCTGGTGCATCTCGAACAGTTGCAGGGCATCGATTTTAGTGTAGTTCGGGTAAAAAGTCGGCTGATCGATGGGTTTGAATCGGCTTGGAGTCGGGGCGCGTTTTGGTCGGTGATTGTCGGGGGAACCACTGCGATCGGGCTTAGCTATTGGGTGTCGAAACGCATTATGCAGCCTTTGATTCAGATGGAAGAAATCACTCAGCGGTTTGCAGCCGGACACTTAGAAGAACGGGTGCCTGAAAACGAGATTCCTGAACTCAATCAATTGGCAGAAAGTTTTAATCGAATGGCTCAAGATCTCGAAGGAGTAGAACAGCGCAGACGCGATTTAGTCGGCGATCTGACTCATGAACTACGCACCCCTTTAACCGTGATCGAAGGCTATCTAGAAGGATTGGCAGATGGCACGATCGAGTCAACTCCAGATGTGTATCAACGCCTTGCAAGGGAAACCGTTCGCTTACGTCGATTGGTCAACGACCTGCAAGAACTCTCGAAAGCAGAAGCAGGTTATTTACCGATTCATCTCCAACCGCTACAAATTCGACCTTTACTAGTGTCGATCGTGGAAAAATTTTCCGATCAATTACTCGATGATAGTCCGACCTTAAAAGTGGACTGTCCTGAATCGCTCCCGTCTGCGATGGCGGATTCCGAACGAGTAGAACAGGTTTTAGTGAACCTAGTGGGAAACGCCCTACGTTATACATCAGCAGGCAGTATTACCCTACAGGCTTGGACAGAATCGGATAAGTTATGGATCGCAGTCAAAGACACGGGGCGGGGAATCAAAGCTGAAGATCTGCCGCATGTATTCGAGCGATTTTGGCGATCAGATCGATCGCGCGATCGGCATTCTGGCGGAACTGGAATCGGGCTTGCCATTTCTCGTCGCTTAGTCGAGCTGCAAAAAGGTACGATCGAGGTCGAAAGCGAATTCGGTAAGGGAAGTACGTTTCGATTTTGTTTACCGATCGTGCCAGAAAAATCCAAGCTGCTTTCTTTGCGGGATTGA
- a CDS encoding response regulator transcription factor: protein MEILIVEDEAEIAQLIQLYLEKEGFSCRTCRDGISALQVFQEQKPDLMILDLMIPGLDGLEVCARVRQKPGAKDPFILMLTAKGEEIDRIIGLSTGADDYMVKPFSPKELVARVRALLRRTMRQGGQSQVYRTQNFVLDVDQRSAARQNGDRTEPLDLTTLEFDLLSTFMSYPGRVWNRTQLIDKLWGSNFFGDERVVDTHVARLRKKIEPDPANPTFVKTVIGVGYKFEDTAA, encoded by the coding sequence ATGGAAATCTTGATTGTCGAAGACGAAGCCGAAATCGCTCAACTGATTCAACTTTACCTTGAAAAAGAAGGCTTTTCTTGTCGAACTTGTCGCGATGGTATTTCTGCTTTACAAGTCTTCCAAGAGCAAAAACCTGACCTGATGATTCTCGATCTGATGATTCCGGGACTCGATGGGCTAGAAGTTTGTGCCCGTGTGCGCCAAAAACCCGGAGCGAAAGATCCATTTATTCTGATGCTGACCGCCAAAGGCGAAGAAATCGATCGCATTATCGGACTGTCAACGGGCGCAGATGATTATATGGTGAAACCCTTTAGCCCGAAGGAATTAGTAGCGCGAGTCCGGGCGTTATTGCGACGAACGATGCGACAGGGCGGACAGTCTCAGGTGTACCGGACACAGAATTTTGTCTTGGATGTAGATCAGCGATCGGCAGCTCGACAAAACGGCGATCGCACAGAACCTTTAGATTTAACGACGCTCGAATTTGATTTGCTCTCGACTTTTATGAGCTATCCGGGACGCGTTTGGAACCGAACGCAATTGATCGACAAACTTTGGGGCAGTAACTTTTTCGGAGATGAACGAGTCGTCGATACACACGTCGCCCGGTTGAGAAAGAAAATCGAACCCGATCCGGCAAATCCAACCTTTGTTAAAACGGTGATCGGAGTCGGCTACAAATTTGAAGACACTGCCGCATGA
- the psb30 gene encoding photosystem II reaction center protein Ycf12/Psb30, with product MEFLSFLNDVNFEAIVQLTLVAMIMLAGPIVIFLLAFRGGDL from the coding sequence ATGGAGTTTTTAAGTTTTCTGAACGACGTTAATTTTGAAGCGATCGTTCAATTGACTTTGGTTGCCATGATCATGTTGGCAGGTCCAATCGTGATTTTCTTGTTGGCGTTCCGAGGCGGCGATTTGTAA
- a CDS encoding Uma2 family endonuclease, whose protein sequence is MIAAKENVPKLTPEEYFAWEEKQLEKHEYIDGEVYAMSGGSKNHSLISVRFITLFSNHLEDSSCETGNSDLRVNIVETNDYTYPDVSVTCDDRDKATTQYITYPCLIVEVLSPSTEAYDRGGKFRMYRNNPNFQDYLLVSSTSIEIDLYHKNEAGDWLIINYKEGDTVELKSINLKFSIEHVYRGLVLTPESENSQTA, encoded by the coding sequence ATGATTGCAGCAAAAGAAAACGTCCCAAAGCTTACTCCCGAAGAATACTTCGCTTGGGAAGAAAAGCAGCTAGAAAAGCACGAGTACATTGATGGTGAAGTTTACGCCATGAGCGGCGGCAGCAAAAACCATAGCTTAATCTCTGTCAGATTCATTACCTTGTTTTCCAATCACCTAGAAGATAGTAGCTGTGAAACTGGTAATTCAGATCTAAGAGTTAACATTGTTGAGACAAACGACTACACCTATCCAGATGTCAGCGTGACTTGTGACGATCGAGATAAAGCTACAACTCAGTACATTACCTATCCCTGCCTAATCGTCGAAGTTCTCTCACCCAGTACAGAGGCATACGATCGAGGCGGCAAATTTAGAATGTACCGCAATAATCCGAATTTTCAAGACTATCTATTAGTCAGTTCTACCAGTATCGAAATAGATTTGTATCACAAGAACGAAGCAGGAGATTGGCTAATCATCAACTACAAAGAAGGCGACACTGTAGAACTAAAAAGCATTAACTTAAAATTCTCGATCGAGCACGTCTATCGTGGTCTTGTTCTCACCCCAGAATCTGAAAACTCACAAACCGCTTAA
- a CDS encoding DUF4230 domain-containing protein, with product MAFWGTLLEQGVQSTISLSAKKHKWQVLSAIAPLLLIVFMLLHHTSSSTIEVRNLIFSGLKNADQLTAVTIDAKATIRVEKPSEVFGVKIGQTNFVYEGVSQIQAGINLKQLQVKSVSPGKVHLVLPAPYIRDIGLNVGRSTILANYKEWIAPKATPELQEEAQLKAIAAIRQEACDSNILEAANTSAKQLLTEILTKLKYTTIEIETQLPTDRTCAE from the coding sequence ATGGCATTTTGGGGAACGTTACTTGAACAAGGTGTTCAATCTACAATCAGTTTATCAGCCAAGAAACATAAGTGGCAAGTTTTAAGCGCGATCGCACCGCTACTTCTCATTGTGTTCATGCTCTTGCATCACACTAGTTCAAGCACGATCGAGGTGAGAAACCTAATCTTCTCAGGATTAAAGAACGCGGATCAACTCACCGCAGTCACGATCGATGCGAAGGCAACTATCCGCGTCGAAAAACCAAGCGAAGTCTTCGGAGTCAAAATCGGACAAACCAACTTTGTGTATGAAGGCGTAAGTCAAATCCAAGCAGGCATCAACCTCAAACAGCTACAAGTCAAATCAGTCAGTCCCGGTAAAGTTCACCTGGTTCTGCCTGCTCCTTACATTCGAGATATCGGTTTGAATGTTGGACGATCGACAATTTTAGCAAACTACAAGGAGTGGATTGCACCAAAAGCGACTCCTGAACTCCAAGAAGAAGCTCAACTCAAAGCGATCGCAGCAATCCGACAAGAAGCCTGTGACAGTAACATTCTCGAAGCCGCTAACACGAGCGCCAAGCAATTGTTAACAGAAATCCTGACAAAGCTGAAATACACCACGATAGAAATTGAGACTCAGCTTCCAACAGATAGAACTTGTGCGGAATGA